GCGATCACGAATAACAGCCATAAGGTGCAGGATTGGGTAAAACACAATACCTGGTTCATTACCTCCATCTGGTTCTACCTGCTTCTGATCCTGCCACTGCTGGCCCTGATCGGTGCATGGCTGATCCGCCGCAGGCTTGACTACCAGCAGAATAATGCGGCCTTCCTGAAACATCGCTATGCAAATAAAGTAGCGCTTAAACGACTGGAACTGGCTGCCCGTTACCTGAAAGAAGGCAAGGACAAAGCCTTCTACGAAGAGACTTCCCGTGCTGTATGGGGCTATCTCAGTAACAAGCTGCATGTACCATTCGCTGATCTGAGCAAACAACTGATCCAGGATAAACTGGCGCAGCAACAGATAAGTGAAGCATATACTGCCGACCTGTTTGACCTGCTGGATAATTGTGAAATAGCGCTGTATACACCGAATCACAACAACACTAAAATGCAGGGTACCTATCAACAGGCCGTGCAGGTGATCAGCAAACTGGAAGATGAACTGACAAGGGCGAAGAGCGCCGTTTAAATAAAATCATAGTCAACGTGAAACACATCGTAACCGCTATACTTTTATGTATCCTGCTGAGCAGTACCCGCTTACTGGCGGCAGCAGCTCCCCAGCAGGATTTTGAGAAAGCCAATTCCCTTTTCAGACAAAAACAATACACTGAAGCGGCTAACATCTATCAGCGACTGGTCGATGAAGGGTTCGATCAGCCGGAACTATTGATCAATACAGGCAATGCCTGGTACAAGGCTAACCGTACCGGTCTGGCAGTGTATAACTACGAGAAAGCACTGCTTGTGGATCCGTTCAGCAAAGCAGCGCAACACAATCTCTCTATTGCCAATCAGCGGGTAGAGGGTTACGTCAATGAACTCCCTCAGCTGTTTTTCCAGCAATGGTGGACGGCAGCAAAATATATGCATTCGCCCAATGGCTGGGCTACCGGCACGATTATTTTCTTCTGGCTCACGGTGATGGGAGGTATTATGCTCCTGCTGCGCCCTGTGTTGCTGCCCACAGTAGTCAGGAGTGCTACAGGCTTACTGGGTTTACTTTTCGCCTTCTACCTGTTTATGAGTATCACAACTTATGTAAATGCTACTTCGCATGACAATGGCATCATCATGGGGAGTGTGGTCAAGGTAAAGTCAGCGCCAGACCAGGATAGTAAGGATCTGTTCGAACTACATGAAGGTGTAAAAGTGCAGATTATTGATGGTACCAGTGAGTTTTGTAAGATAGAATTGCCAGATGGTAAAACAGGCTGGATGGCATGTGGGGAAATCAAAAAACTATAAGCGTTCTATTCGCTCCATGAAATCCTGTTTCCTTTGCCGGGAGACGGGAATACAACTTCCATCATTCATAATAATTTCTCCTCCGTCACCCTTCAGGTAACGCTCCATGTAGTTCAGGTTTACTACATAGCTGTGGTGTACCCTGAAGAATCCTTTATTACGCAGCATATTTTCCATCTCTTTGAGAGATCGGAATACAATGGCCGGTTCCGGGGCGGACAGCAGGTGTACGCGGGTATTGATCCCGTCTGCCATGCAATAGAGGATATCTTTTATCAGGATCATTCGTAAGCCCTCAGCACTGGGCAGCCCCAATCGCTCACCAGGGTGCAGCTGCTGATGCAGTAGTTCCATGGTATTACCTGTACGGACAGGAGGCTTTTCGGTACAATGTGCC
This window of the Chitinophaga sancti genome carries:
- a CDS encoding SH3 domain-containing protein, translated to MKHIVTAILLCILLSSTRLLAAAAPQQDFEKANSLFRQKQYTEAANIYQRLVDEGFDQPELLINTGNAWYKANRTGLAVYNYEKALLVDPFSKAAQHNLSIANQRVEGYVNELPQLFFQQWWTAAKYMHSPNGWATGTIIFFWLTVMGGIMLLLRPVLLPTVVRSATGLLGLLFAFYLFMSITTYVNATSHDNGIIMGSVVKVKSAPDQDSKDLFELHEGVKVQIIDGTSEFCKIELPDGKTGWMACGEIKKL
- a CDS encoding LytR/AlgR family response regulator transcription factor, with amino-acid sequence MRTIIVDDEKLSRSVLKLLLEKHCPSVNVVAVCADGRSALEAIEKHRPELVFLDVEMPGLNGFEVIKACGHTNTSIIITTSHEAYALEAIRHSVVDFLLKPILKDDLQEAVDKAMVHQAHCTEKPPVRTGNTMELLHQQLHPGERLGLPSAEGLRMILIKDILYCMADGINTRVHLLSAPEPAIVFRSLKEMENMLRNKGFFRVHHSYVVNLNYMERYLKGDGGEIIMNDGSCIPVSRQRKQDFMERIERL